From Mycobacterium colombiense CECT 3035:
CACGACGGCTCCAACATCGACCTGCTGATCGCCGGAATTGCCGCAGCCACACTGATTTTCATCATCATGCTGGTGATCACCCGAAGCGTCGTGGCGGCCTTCGTGATCGTCGGCACGGTGTTGCTGTCGCTGGGCGCCTCCTTCGGGCTCTCCGTGCTCCTATGGCAGTACATCCTGGGCCTGAAGTTGCACTGGATGGTGCTGGCGATGGCGGTCATCCTGCTGCTGGCCGTCGGCTCGGACTACAACCTGCTGCTGATATCGCGGTTCAAAGAGGAAATCCACGCCGGGCTCAAAACCGGGACGATCCGCGCGATGGCCGGTTCGGGCTCGGTGGTGACCTCCGCCGGTTTGGTGTTCGCCGCCACCATGGCCACGTTCATGTTCAGTCCGCTGCTGGTGATGGCGCAGGTGGGTACGACGATCGCGCTGGGTCTGCTGTTCGACACCTTGATCGTGCGGTCGTTCATGACGCCGTCGCTGGCCACCCTGCTCGGGCGCTGGTTCTGGTGGCCGCAGCACGTGCGTCCACGGCCGGCCAGCACGATGCTGCGACCGTACGGACCGCGTCCCGCCGTGCGCGAGCTGATCCTCAACGACGTCGACGAGCACCCGGCGGGCGGAGTGGTGCAGCCGCGCTGATCGTTACGTCACGTGAGTGTCGAGATTCCTGCCGGCGGGAAGAGCTGCGAATCGGCTTGAGTGCACCCCAAAGACGATCACGCAGTTTCTTGATCGCGTTGACGACCGTAGCCCTGACCCGCAACACGTGCTGCGGCCCTACGAACCTAGGCCGGCGCGTGGACTCTAGCCTTGGGGGGCGTCGACCCTACCCTTGACAGGCCCGGGCCACCCAGGTGGACCGGTCGGCTCGGCCCAGTCCCAGACGGACATGTCGCCGGGCGGGTAGGTGTTGCAGATGTCGGTGGCCTTGGCGACCACGCCCTTGTTGTTCCAGAAGATCTTCATGTGGTTGGGCCAGGCCAGCCATAGAGGGTCGGCCTGTGGCGCAAAAAAGTTCTCGGAATAGTTCCGGCGGTCCTCCGGCGACAACGCATAGAACCAGTGCGCCTTGTCGATGGTCGCCTGCTGCACGTTCGGGTGGTTGTCGAAGTCGATCATGTAGCGCTGGTAATACACCGGGCTGGTGTC
This genomic window contains:
- a CDS encoding DUF5078 domain-containing protein, whose protein sequence is MSRLSTGLRAGAAFLALGVTAAIFPSTAVADSTEDFPIPRRMINTTCDAEQILAASRDTSPVYYQRYMIDFDNHPNVQQATIDKAHWFYALSPEDRRNYSENFFAPQADPLWLAWPNHMKIFWNNKGVVAKATDICNTYPPGDMSVWDWAEPTGPPGWPGPVKGRVDAPQG